In Pseudomonas sp. ADAK18, a single window of DNA contains:
- the rlmKL gene encoding bifunctional 23S rRNA (guanine(2069)-N(7))-methyltransferase RlmK/23S rRNA (guanine(2445)-N(2))-methyltransferase RlmL — MSDRYELFLTCPKGLEGLLIEEAVGLGLEEAREHTSAVRGMADMETAYRLCLWSRLANRVLLVLKRFPMKDAEDLYHGVLDIEWADHMVADGTLAVEFSGHGSGIDNTHFGALKVKDAIVDKLRTPTGERPSIDKINPDLRIHLRLDRGEAILSLDLSGHSLHQRGYRLQQGAAPLKENLAAAILIRSGWPRIAAEGGALTDPMCGVGTFLVEGAMIAADMAPNLNREQWGFTAWLGHVPALWKKLHTEASERAAIGMAKPPLWVRGYEADPRLIQPARNNIERAGLSHWIKVYQGEVGTFEPRPDQNQKGLVICNPPYGERLGDEASLLYLYQNLGERLRQACLGWEAAVFTGAPDLGKRMGIRSHKQYSFWNGALPCKLLLIKVTPDQFVTGERRTPEQRQAEREQAVYDQAPTEPQERQYNKNGNPIKPAPAPVVEQARLSEGGQMFANRLQKNLKLLGKWAKREGVDCYRVYDADMPEYSMAIDLYHDWVHVQEYAAPKSIDPEKASARMFDALAAIPQALNIDKSRVVVKRRERQSGTKQYERQSAQGKFTEVSEGGVKLLVNLTDYLDTGLFLDHRPMRLRIQKEAAGKRFLNLYCYTATASVHAAKGGARSTTSVDLSKTYLDWARRNFSLNGFSDKNRLEQGDVMAWLEASRDEFDMIFIDPPTFSNSKRMEGIFDVQRDHVQLLDLAMARLAPGGVLYFSNNFRKFQLEDNLSQRYAVEEISDKTIDPDFARNAKIHRAWKITAR, encoded by the coding sequence ATGTCGGATCGTTACGAACTCTTCCTCACTTGCCCCAAGGGCCTCGAAGGCTTGCTGATCGAGGAAGCCGTCGGGCTTGGCCTTGAGGAAGCACGCGAGCACACCTCGGCCGTGCGCGGCATGGCCGACATGGAAACCGCCTACCGCCTGTGCCTCTGGTCCCGTCTGGCCAACCGTGTGTTGCTGGTGCTTAAGCGCTTCCCGATGAAGGACGCCGAAGACCTCTACCACGGCGTGCTGGACATCGAGTGGGCAGACCACATGGTTGCCGACGGCACCCTGGCGGTGGAGTTCAGTGGCCACGGTTCGGGTATCGACAACACCCACTTCGGCGCGCTGAAGGTCAAGGATGCGATTGTCGACAAACTGCGCACCCCGACCGGCGAACGCCCGTCCATCGACAAGATCAACCCGGACCTGCGCATTCATCTGCGCCTGGACCGTGGCGAAGCGATCCTGTCCCTCGACCTCTCCGGCCACAGCCTGCACCAGCGTGGTTATCGCCTGCAGCAGGGCGCCGCGCCACTCAAGGAAAACCTGGCGGCGGCGATCCTGATTCGCTCCGGCTGGCCGCGTATCGCCGCTGAAGGCGGCGCGTTGACGGACCCAATGTGTGGCGTCGGTACCTTCCTGGTGGAAGGCGCGATGATCGCCGCCGACATGGCCCCCAACCTCAACCGCGAGCAGTGGGGCTTCACCGCTTGGTTGGGCCACGTTCCGGCCCTGTGGAAGAAACTTCACACTGAGGCCAGCGAACGTGCCGCCATCGGTATGGCCAAGCCGCCGTTGTGGGTTCGTGGTTATGAGGCCGATCCACGGTTGATTCAGCCGGCTCGCAATAACATCGAGCGTGCTGGCCTGAGCCATTGGATCAAGGTGTATCAGGGCGAAGTCGGCACCTTCGAACCGCGCCCGGACCAGAACCAGAAAGGCTTGGTGATCTGCAACCCACCTTACGGCGAGCGCCTGGGTGATGAAGCCAGTCTGTTGTACCTCTACCAGAATCTCGGCGAGCGCCTGCGTCAGGCTTGCCTGGGTTGGGAAGCGGCGGTATTCACCGGTGCCCCGGATCTCGGCAAGCGCATGGGCATCCGCAGTCACAAACAGTATTCGTTCTGGAACGGCGCCTTGCCGTGCAAGTTGCTGCTGATCAAGGTCACGCCGGATCAGTTCGTGACGGGCGAGCGCCGTACCCCTGAGCAGCGTCAGGCGGAACGTGAGCAGGCCGTTTACGACCAGGCGCCGACCGAGCCGCAAGAGCGTCAGTACAACAAGAACGGCAACCCGATCAAACCGGCACCGGCTCCGGTGGTCGAGCAGGCGCGCTTGAGCGAAGGCGGGCAGATGTTCGCCAACCGGTTGCAGAAAAACCTGAAGCTGCTGGGCAAGTGGGCCAAGCGTGAAGGCGTTGATTGCTACCGCGTCTACGATGCCGACATGCCGGAATACTCCATGGCCATCGATCTGTACCACGATTGGGTCCACGTTCAGGAGTACGCCGCACCGAAATCCATCGATCCGGAAAAAGCCTCGGCGCGCATGTTCGATGCGCTGGCCGCGATTCCCCAGGCGTTGAACATCGACAAGAGCCGCGTGGTGGTCAAGCGCCGCGAGCGTCAGAGCGGCACCAAGCAGTACGAGCGTCAGAGCGCCCAGGGCAAGTTCACCGAGGTCAGCGAAGGCGGCGTGAAGTTGCTGGTCAACCTGACGGATTACCTGGATACCGGTCTGTTCCTCGATCACCGGCCAATGCGCTTGCGCATTCAGAAAGAAGCGGCCGGCAAGCGCTTCCTCAATCTGTATTGCTACACCGCCACTGCCAGTGTGCACGCAGCCAAGGGCGGCGCGCGTAGTACCACCAGTGTCGACTTGTCGAAAACCTACCTGGATTGGGCACGCCGCAACTTCTCCCTCAACGGCTTCTCGGACAAGAACCGTCTGGAGCAGGGTGACGTGATGGCATGGCTGGAAGCCAGTCGTGATGAGTTCGACATGATCTTCATCGACCCGCCGACTTTCTCCAACTCCAAGCGCATGGAA